In Buchnera aphidicola (Macrosiphum gaurae), the following proteins share a genomic window:
- the nadD gene encoding nicotinate-nucleotide adenylyltransferase, translating to MKKLYVIFGGNFDPIHYGHIYLAEKLAKEISIEKIIFLPNNYPPHRNRTKTSILDKIKMIKLAIHKNPLFQISYLETKKNHFFYTIDTLKKVRKKISHLRPLCFIMGEDNLQTFYLWKDWRKILLYSHLLIYPREHKKNNNHNDDEFKKWIDCHTVYDLNLLNKQSFGLIYFSHGSSINISSSKIRKNYSTGKSSYALLPSIVNNYIISKKLYHND from the coding sequence ATGAAAAAATTATATGTAATTTTTGGTGGGAATTTTGATCCTATTCATTATGGACATATTTATTTAGCAGAAAAATTAGCAAAAGAAATCTCTATAGAAAAAATAATATTTTTACCAAACAATTATCCTCCGCATCGAAATAGAACTAAAACATCTATACTAGATAAAATAAAAATGATCAAACTTGCTATTCATAAAAATCCTTTATTTCAAATCAGTTATTTAGAAACAAAAAAAAATCATTTTTTTTATACTATAGATACATTAAAAAAAGTTAGAAAAAAAATAAGTCATTTAAGACCTTTATGCTTTATAATGGGAGAAGATAACTTACAAACATTCTATCTTTGGAAGGATTGGAGAAAAATATTATTATATTCTCACTTATTAATTTATCCTCGAGAACATAAAAAAAATAATAATCATAATGATGATGAATTTAAAAAATGGATTGATTGTCATACTGTATATGATTTGAATTTGTTAAATAAGCAATCATTTGGTTTAATTTATTTTTCACACGGTTCTTCTATTAATATTTCTTCTAGTAAAATAAGAAAAAATTATTCTACGGGTAAAAGTTCTTATGCACTTTTGCCATCTATTGTAAATAATTATATTATATCAAAAAAATTATATCATAATGATTAA
- the tusA gene encoding sulfurtransferase TusA, protein MEKKIILNLIGLRCPEPIMIIRKTLRNMKKNEKILVLSDDPTTKRDIPNFCYFMEHQLLKNEIKVKPYRYLLKKGL, encoded by the coding sequence ATGGAAAAAAAAATTATATTGAATTTAATTGGACTACGATGTCCAGAACCAATTATGATAATAAGAAAAACACTTCGCAATATGAAAAAAAATGAAAAAATATTAGTTTTATCAGATGATCCAACAACTAAAAGAGATATTCCAAATTTCTGTTATTTTATGGAACATCAGTTGTTAAAAAATGAAATAAAAGTGAAACCTTATCGTTATTTATTAAAAAAAGGATTATAA